A DNA window from Rhipicephalus sanguineus isolate Rsan-2018 chromosome 8, BIME_Rsan_1.4, whole genome shotgun sequence contains the following coding sequences:
- the LOC119403218 gene encoding uncharacterized protein LOC119403218, protein MQLAKRFTRIVERIAVFKSHLDFNRTCKENGVIPHSLRLKRPVSSSEGIQIIRKTEQRLLTARIRECNATIKKKELDLFFARRQLEHRIPDIMPSLEDFAKKSAATVAKKHKVAQDKKLGSIIRDRESATIPPSTFVTNLSSRHLSTPELAALAKGHGFNISAIPPISKIVAAVVDGIQHLEAGARQETRLKVIGVLSKIPARLSGNLPDEERKALIDLKKDKTIVVLPADKGNSTVVMDRADYEKRAGELLNGEAYSKIKKDPTPQTQTNLNRLLSQIFTNHPDFKNLYLKLICRNGSAPSFYGLRKVHKSGIPLRPIVDFTRSPLRALSSYLHREPSGLKRLPGSGDELTQIE, encoded by the coding sequence ATGCAGCTTGCCAAGCGATTCACCAGGATCGTCGAAAGGATAGCGGTGTTCAAGTCCCACTTGGATTTCAACCGTACGTGCAAAGAGAACGGCGTCATTCCGCACAGCCTACGTCTGAAACGCCCAGTTTCTTCATCCGAAGGCATCCAGATCATCAGGAAAACTGAACAACGTCTGCTCACCGCACGCATACGTGAGTGCAACGCGACCATCAAGAAGAAAGAATTGGACCTTTTCTTCGCCCGACGCCAGCTGGAACACCGCATCCCCGATATAATGCCATCTCTGGAGGATTTTGCGAAGAAATCAGCTGCCACCGTGGCCAAGAAACACAAGGTAGCCCAAGACAAAAAGTTGGGCAGCATAATTCGGGACCGGGAATCGGCGACTATTCCCCCAAGCACCTTCGTGACAAACCTCTCATCCCGACATCTCTCAACCCCGGAGTTAGCCGCACTAGCCAAGGGACATGGTTTCAACATCTCGGCCATTCCCCCTATCTCGAAGATAGTCGCTGCAGTCGTGGACGGGATTCAACACCTTGAAGCCGGCGCCCGTCAAGAGACCCGTCTCAAGGTAATAGGAGTTCTTTCCAAGATACCGGCTCGGCTAAGCGGCAACCTTCCTGACGAAGAGAGGAAGGCTCTCATAGATTTGAAGAAGGACAAGACCATCGTAGTCCTTCCGGCCGACAAAGGTAACAGCACGGTCGTCATGGATCGCGCTGACTATGAGAAGAGGGCAGGAGAACTTCTGAACGGGGAGGCTTACTCCAAGATCAAGAAAGATCCGACTCCTCAAACCCAAACCAATCTGAACAGACTTTTATCGCAGATCTTCACCAATCATCCCGATTTCAAAAACCTCTACCTGAAGTTGATTTGCAGAAACGGATCCGCCCCGAGTTTCTACGGCCTCCGAAAGGTCCATAAATCAGGAATTCCTCTCCGACCCATCGTCGACTTCACCCGCTCCCCCCTACGGGCTCTGTCATCCTATCTTCACAGG